DNA sequence from the Patescibacteria group bacterium genome:
GAGACTCCTTGGTCTTCCAATATGGTTTCGATTTGCCAGTCGATCGGCCTGGGAAAGGTGAATCGGGTGGAGCGATCGAGGCGGTATGTGGTGCCGGAGGGCATTTCGCGTGACGAGTTTATTGCGGATAATCATGATCGCATGACCGAGTGTGAGTACCCGGGAGCTTTGCAGACATTTTCAACGGGAATTGAGCCTCAAGCAGTATATGAGGTACCCATGATTGAAAAGGGGCCTGATGCCTTGAAGGATATACCGGGGATTTCGATGGATGACTGGGACCGGCGGTTTTATTATGATTACTTTGTAATGAAGAATAACCGCAATCCGACCATTGTTGAGATTTTGGACTTGAATAATGCCAATAGCGAGCATTCGCGTCACGGCTATTTCAAGGGCAAGATGATTATTGATGGACAGGAAATGCCCTGGACTTTATTTGAATTGGTGATGGAGACTTGGAATGCAAATCCAGGAAATAGTATTATTGCTTTCAGTGATAATTCCAGCGGTATTAAAGGTCGTTTTATTCAGACACTTGTGCCGGAACAGCCGGGTATGTATTCTCGATTGGTTCGCGATGAGCGGCTTTATCACATTATCTTTACGGCGGAGACGCACAACTTTCCGACTGGCGTGGCACCATTTCCTGGTGCGGAAACCGGATCGGGTGGTCGTATTCGTGACATTCAGGCAACTGGACGCGGCGGATTGATGGGAATTGGTACGGCAGGCTATTGCGTGTCCAATCTTCATATTGCAAATTACACCTTACCCTGGGAGCTTGAGTTTAAGCGTCCGGAAAATTTGGCAAGCGGTTTGCAGATTTTGATTGAGGCCAGTAATGGTGGTTCGCGCTATGGCAACGAAATTGGCGAGGCATTGGTGCTTGGTTTTGCTCGATCATTTGATTTGCGTCCCTGGGGTGGTGCGCGTTGGAGCTTTATCAAGCCGATAATGTTTACTGCTGGGATGGGACAAATCGATCACCGGCATATCAGAAAAAACGACGCCGAAGAAGGAATGCTCATCGTACAGATTGGCGGACCTGCTTATCGCGTTGGTTTTGGTGGCGGTGCGGCTTCGAGCCTAATTCAGGGCGACCAAGATGCCGGGCTTGATTTCAATGCTGTGCAGCGTGGCAATGCAGAAATGGAACAAAAGATGAACCGTGTTGTCCGCACTTGTTCAGAAATGGGGGAAAATAATCCTCTTGATGTCATTCACGATCAGGGTGCTGGTGGACCAGCTAATGTCCTGAAAGAATTAGTGGAAAAATCTGGTGGACAGATTGAAATACGCAAGATAAAGGTCGGAGATCCGACCATGTCGGTGTTGGAAATCTATGTTGCAGAATATCAAGAGCGGAATGGCTTATTGATTCGCGAAGAACGGATTGAGGAGTTTAAGAAGATCTGCGAACGCGAAAAAGTAAATTGCGAAGTTCTTGGATCTGTGACAATGGATGGGAAATTTGTTGTCCATGATTCAAATGATGGCACAACGCCGGTCAATATTGACTTGCATGAACTCATGGGAGGAATGCCTCAGAAGACTTTTGAGGTTAAGACGGTTGAGGATGACTTGAGGTCATTGGTATTGCCGGAAGGTTTGACAGTGGAGGACGCGCTTGCAAGAGTGTTGCGCTTGGTCTCCGTTGGTTCAAAAAGGTTTTTAACCAACAAGGGAGACAGGAGTGTAACTGGATTGGTAGCTCAGCAGCAATGTTGCGGCCCTCTCCAATTGCCTGTCAGTGATGTGGCGGTAATGGCGCAAAGTTTAGTGCCCAATGACAATGGTGTGCATTCCGGAATGGCAACCTCAATCGGTGAACAGCCGATCAAGATGTTGGTTAATCCGGCGGCTGGTGCGCGCATGGCAGTTGGCGAAGCAATAACGAATCTAGCCGGAGCAAAAATCGACGGTCTTGATAGCGTGAAATGTTCTGCGAACTGGATGTGGGCACCGAAACTTGAAGGTGAGGGTGCGGCGATGTATTCGGCCGCAACGGCCTTGCGCGATTGTTTGATTGCGCTTGATGTTGCCATTGATGGCGGAAAGGATAGCTTGTCGATGGCGACCAGAGTTGGTGCCGAGACAGTCAAATCACCGCGGCAGTTGGTTATTTCGGCTTATGTTGGAATAGCGGATATTACCAAAGTGGTGACGCCGGACATCAAGAAGCCGGGCGAAAGTCAGTTGATTTTTATTGACTTGGCAAATGGAAAAAATCGTCTGGGTGGATCGGCTTTGGCGCATGTCCATGGTCAGATTGGCAATGAAAGTCCGGACATGGATGATCCTGAGTTGGTCAAGCGCGCGTTTAATTGCGTGCAGGATTTGATTGACAAGGATTTGATTTTGGCTTGCCATGATCGGAGCGACGGTGGTCTAATTACAACGTTGCTGGAAATGGCTTTTGCCGGTAATTGTGGACTGGAAATACAAATGGGCACAGTTGAAGGCGAAGTAATCCCAGTGTTGTTTTCTGAAGAATTGGGATTGGTTATTGAGTGTACTTATAATTATGCAAGCATAGTAATAAGGAGATTGCTGGACAACAATATCCCATACATACCCATTGGACGAACATTGAGTACAAATCAGTATATTACTTTGTATTTCGGCGCTGAGCTTGTTTTTAATGAATCAATGCCGGAATTACGGAATCTTTGGGAAGAGACCAGTTATCAGTTGGAAAAGCTACAGGCAAATCCAACGTGTGCTGATGCAGAAAGGGAGAACATCTTTGATCGCCCTGGCCCGCAGTACAAGCTCACGTTTGAACCAAAACCAACCGCCCCTGAAATTCTTCAGGCAGAGAACAAGCCAAAGGTTTGTATCTTGCGTGAAGAAGGGACGAATGGCGATCGGGAGATGGCGGCAGCTTTTGAAGCCGCCGGATTTGAACCCTGGGACGTGACGATGACCGATTTACTTGCAGAACGTGTTTCTTTAACGATGTTTCGAGGCTTGGTGGCCGCCGGCGGATTTTCTTATGCTGATGTGCCACAAAGCGCCAAGGGTTGGGCGGCAACTATTTTGTTCAATGAAAAGTTGCGGGCTGAGTTTGATAAGTTTTACAAACGGCCTGATACTTTTTCTTTGGGCGTGTGTAATGGTTGTCAGTTGTTCGGCCTACTTGGTTGGGTTCCGTATACCGGAATCAAGCCAGAACACCAACCGCGGTTCGTTCATAATGACTCCGGTCGTTTCGAATCGCGATGGTCAAGCGTCAGGATTTCGGATAGTCCATCCATTTTGTTTAAGGATATGGCTGGCTCTATTCTCGGTGTTCATGTTGCACACGGTGAAGGTAGGCTTATTTTTCCGGATGAAACTGTTAGGGCAGTAACCGTCGGTAATAAACTGTGTGCAATGTCATATGTTGATGATAGCGGGAGGGATACAAATAAATATCCCTTCTGTCCGAACGGCAGTTGGGAAGGTGTTACAGCTCTCACAACTACCGATGGTCGGCATACAGCCATGATGCCTCATCCCGAACGTGCCTTTCTTAAATGGCAATGGCATCATATGCCGGAACAAATGAAAAAAGAGCTTGAGGCTTCGCCTTGGCTCAAAATGTTCCAAAATGCCTATGATTGGTGCATGAAAAATTAACTATTATTCGATAAGGAGATAAAAAATCAAACCCCGTTGCTATTGCAGTAACGGGGTTTTCTATTGACTATTTTCCTAAAATATCCTAATCTTAAATCAAATTAAGACAGGGGAGGGTTCTTTTTTTTGAATCGTTCTTTTTATTTTTATTAATATTTCGAGAAGGAGATTGGATATGTGGCACATGCAAGATTCAAATGATCAGCCTGCTGGACAAGGTGATGGTGGACAAGAAAGTCAGTATGCACAGCTTGGAGTAGATGCTCACAAAACAGGCGTGAAAAAAAGCTTTAAGCCAGTAATTGACAACGACTATCCTTTGGCGTTTTGCAACATTGTGAAGGATCGTTTGAATCCTGGCTATGTATTGACGCAACACATGGATGGCGATGGTAGCAAAATGCTTCAGCGATTACTTCATTATCATGAAACTGGAGATGCCACCGTCTTTCGCGGCGCGGTTGATGATGCATGGTCGATGAATACCGGAGACATTGCGGCTAGCGGATTTGTTGATGAGTTATTTTTGACTGATGTTATAAATATCAACGGAATATCTGCGCCAAAGGATGTAATAATGGAGCAGCTTGCTATCAGAATTGCCGAATTGAAACAGCTTTATATCGAGCATGGATTCGATGTAACGTTTTTCGGTGGCGAAACGGCGGACTTGCCTGATCAGGTTAAGACAGTTGTTTTTGATATCTGTGCCAGTTCCAGAGTACATGAGACTGGTCTGATTGAGGGTAATATTGAGCCCGGTGATGCGATTTTCGGAATGGCCAGCGATGGCCAAGTAGCCTGGGAAAAGGAAGGTAATTCCGGCATTATGTCGAATGGCTTAACCATGGCGCGCATCAAATTGATGCACGCGAACTATGTCAATAAACATCCGGAGCTTATGCGACAGGAAAAACCGTTCGAGGGTCGGTTCTCAATCCATGGAATGGATGAAAGACTTGGCACAATGTCAGTTTCAGAGGCAATCATGTCGCCGACACGTCAATGGGCGTTGGTTATCAAGAGGATTATCGACGGATTACGCAGTCATGACAGCCTTCATTTGCTTCATGGTGTCGTTATGAATACCGGCGGTGGCGCCACTAAGGTGTTGAATATCGGCCGGAATATTCATTATGTAAAAAAAATGCCGATACCACCACCGATTTTTCAGTTGATTAAGTTTGAATCTGGTGAAGAATGGGAAAATATGTTTACCGCCTTTAATTGCGGGGTTGGCATTGATATTATAGGATCTGACAAGGGTGGTGTTTTGCAGGATGTCCTGAATTCGGTTTCAGAGTGGACCAGGGTGAAATTGTTTCGATTGGGTGATTGTCATCACTCGGAAAGTCCAGATAATCTCGTTACGCTCTATACGCCTTACGGTGAGTTTGCCTATTAACCAGGCAGTAATAATATCTTTAACAAGCCTTTGCGGGTAAATCTCGCAAAGGCTTTTTTATTTCCAAAAAATACCCAAACTTTATCCAGTTTTCATCTTAATACAATAATATCCCTAAAATTGGCTATATTTACTTATAGCTATTTTTTTTGACATAAGTATTCCCACGGGTTATAATAACAGCATTGATTTGAAATAATTTCGGCTTCATGGTTTCATTTTTTCCACAATGTAGCAATGTAACGATAATATAAATAGTGTTTAATAAATTCTTAGGAAAATTTAGTAAAGATTTGGGCATCGATCTCGGTACCAAAAATACTCTTGTGTATACTTCGGACAAGGGTATTGTTATTAATGAACCATCTGTGGTCGCTATCAATACACGGACGGATGAGATTTTGGCTGTGGGTGATGAGGCGCGCAAGATGGTGGGTAAGACTCCGGGGCATATTCAGGCGGTGCGACCGTTGGTTGACGGTGTGATTTCTGATTTTGAGGTGACGGAAAAGATGTTGAAATATTTTATCGACAAGGTGCATAATGAGAGCTTTACTTTGATTCCGCGTCCGCGCGTGGTGATTGGTGTGCCTTTGGATATTACCGAGGTGGAGCGCAAGGCGGTGGAGGATGCGGCGAAATCGGCCGGAGCGCGACAAGTATTTTTGATTGAAGAGTCAATGGCGGCGGCGATTGGGGCGCGTTTGCCCGTGGCCGATCCGACGGCGACGATGATTGTGGATATTGGTGGCGGGACAACGGAAATTTCCGTGATTTCGCTAGGCGGTGTGGTAGCGTGGAAGTCATTGCGCTTGGCTGGTAATGAATTGGATAATAATATCATTCAGTATATTCGGGAAGAATTTAATATTTTGATTGGTGAGCAATTGGCGGAATCGATTAAGATTAAAATTGGTTCAGCGACAGTTTTGAAAGAAAAAATCGAGATGGAAGCGCGTGGTCGTGATTTATTGAATGGTTTACCAAAGGCGATTACGATCAATGATAGTCAGGTGCGTGAGGCGATTAGTCGGACGGTTTTACAGATTGTGGAAAATATTAAAACAACTTTGGAAATTACGCCACCAGAATTGGTATCAGATATTTATGAGCACGGAATTGTATTGACCGGCGGCGGCGCTCTTTTGCGCGGATTAGATAAGGAAATTGCACAAGCAACCAAGATCCCTGTACGCGTGGCTGATGATCCTCTGACCTGTGTGGTCCGCGGCACTGGTATTCTGCTCTCTGATCCGGAGCTATTGGCGAAGGTCATTACTCCTGGTCCGGATAAAATGTAGAATTCCGCGTCATTCCCGCGAAGGCGGGAATCCAGGCGCCACTGCGAGTGTTTAAAATTATAGAAACCTATTGAATTATAATTTAATATTTAGATGAAATAAATTTACTATATCTAGTATCATTATACGAGGTACCTGGATTCCCGCCTTCGCGGGAATGACGAAAGAATAGGGTATTTATTTATACAAGAATAACAAAAACAAAAAAATTTTGTCCGCCTTATTCTTGTATTTTTTTATGAACAAAAACAACAAACAAAAATTCATCACCACCATGGCTGTGCTTTTGGTTTTTGTGGCTGGTCATTATATCGGCATCTTTCGGCCGATTGAAAATCTTTTTGTCAAAATCTTGAATCCGATTTTCGGCGGTTTTAATTCAGCTGGTTTGGGGATTAAGAATACTTACAATGATAGCGTGAACAAGGCGGATTTGTTGAAGAGCTTGGAGGAAATGAAAATTCAGGGCAACGCCTTGATTGAGGAGAATGCGAAATTGAAAACCGTGCAGGAGGAGAATGAATTGTTGCGTGGGTATTTAAGCTTCTTCACCAAGACGAATTATAAGTATGTGATGAGTAATGTCGTTTCGCGTGGGAGTATTTCGGATACCTTGAAAACAACTGAGACGATTACTATTGATCGTGGGAGTAAAAGTGGCGTAGTGGTTGGACAGGCAGTGGTTAATAACAAGGGTATTATTGTGGGCAAGGTGGCCGAGGCAAAGGATGATATTGCGAAAGTTTTTTTAGTGAATAGTAATCAATGTAAGTTGGCGGCGACAATGTTCAATAATGATAAGACGGCGGGAATCGCAGAAGGTGAGTTGGGTTTGACGATTCGCATGAGTTTTATTCCGCAAACTCAAAAGTTAAATAAAAATGATTTAGTGGTGACTTCCGGACTTGAGCCTTTGATTCCACGTGGTCTGGCAATCGGTAAAGTGACTCAAGTTGATGGTGGTAATAACGACTTGTGGCAGTCAGCCGTAATTGAACCTTTGGTTAATCCCGATGATTTAACTATTGTGTCGGTCTTATTAAAATAAATTTATGTTTGGCAAAATCTTCTTAAATATATTTATGCTTTTAGCGATTGTCGCATTGCAAAAGGGCTTGGTCACTTCGTTGCCGTATTTTATTAGTGGCACGAATTTGATATTAATTTCAATTATATTTATTTTGGGCGTATATGGTTTTTGGACAGCGCTTTACTGGACGATTGGCACGGGCGTTCTTTTGGATATTTATTCTTTTGTATTTTTTGGTAATTATTTAGTCAGTTTTTTATTAATACTGTTTATGGCGCATTTTTTGTTTGGTTTTTTGTTTACTAATAAATCGCTTTATTCATTCCTGACCATCGTCTTGCTCGGCTATGTATTCTTCGAAATATTTTTTACTTTTTTCTATTACCTTGAAGTCTTTTTTGAGAAAGGTAATTTTGATATTATTTTTGATGGAAATTTTTTCACAATTAAAGCCTTTGGCCTGTTGTCAAGTTTGGTTGCCTCAGTCATCGTTTTTAATTCATTAAATTTCTTAACTAATAAACTAAAACCAGTTTTCTTATTTAGAAGTTAGTATGGGATTGAAAAGCTACCTAAAACCTAATAATAAGTACGAGAAAATTTCCAATCCTTTTTCCATTCAACAGAACGGTTTTAAAACGGATAAGCATAATTCTCTCTATCGGACGGAATGGTCTGAGGATGTTTTTATATCTGATAATAATGGCAGAGAAATCTTGGGCAAGAGCTTTGATTTTAAGAAACTGCCGATTATCTTGTTTTTTCTTTTTCTTTCCTTAACACTGCTGATTGGCAAGGTGGCCTGGTTGCAAGTGGTGAAGGGGGATTATTATTACAAAATCGCCGAGGGTAATCGTATTCGCGTACATCGCATTGAACCGAAGCGCGGGATTGTGTATGACCGAAACAAAACACCGCTAGTGCGTAACGCGGCGAACTTTAAGTTATATTTTATTCCAATCGATTTGCCACCAAAGCGGGAAAAAGCCAAAGCGGGGGAATTGTGCCTTGAAGATATAGTTGGTGGTATTAGTGAGATATTAAAAGAGGTGGGTGAAAAAGATTTGTATGAAAAATTAGACACGGTGAAGATGGGGTCGTTGGAGTCGTATAGTCCGATATTCGTCTTGGATAATATTGACTATGAAAAGGCGATGAGTTTGTATTTGAAATCGTCCCAATGGCCAGGGGTGATTCTGTCCAATAGCTCTCGTCGTGAATATCCAAATGCGACCAAAGTAGTAGTTGATGATAAAGAGATGATGGTTGGTTTGTCATTATCGCATATCTTGGGATACACGGGCAAGATTAATGATACTGAATTAAAAAAATATGGTGAAGAGTATCAGCCGATTGATTATATTGGCAAAATGGGTCTAGAATATTTTTGGGAAAATGAATTAAAAGGCGTGAATGGCAAGAAGCAGATTGAGGTTGATGCCTTGGGCAAGGAAAAGAAAATCATCGGACAGGTGGATGCAGCTGATGGTCATGGTTTGGTCTTGTCTTTGGATTTACCAATGCAAACAAAATTGGAAGAATTATTTTTGAAATATATGGGCGAGCGGAAATTGACCAAGGGTTCAGCAGTGGTGATGAATCCGAACAATGGTGAGGTTTTGGCCATGGTTAGTCTACCAGCTTTTGATAATAATCTGTTTGCGCATGGTATCAGCCAAGCTGATTATTCCGGCTATTTAACCGCTGAAGATCGCCCGCTTTTTAATCGCGCGATTGGTGGTGAGTTTCCGCCAGGGTCAACTTTTAAAATGGTGCTAGCTGCCGGCGCGCTCCAAGAGCGGATAATTTCCGAAGGTACAAAATTTTTGAGTAATGGCGGATTACGAATTAGTCAGTGGTTTTTTCCCGATTGGAAAGGTGGCGGACACGGCATTACTGATGTCAAGAAAGCGATTGCGGAATCAGTTAATACCTTCTTTTATTATATCGGTGGTGGCTACAATGACTTTGTTGGTCTCGGTGTTGATAAGATTGGAGAGTATGCCGATAAATTTGGTTTTGGCAAACAGACTGGAATAGATTTAAACGGTGAAGCTAGCGGATTTATACCAACCAAGGAGTGGAAGGCGGAGGTAAAAAATGAGTCTTGGTATATTGGTGATACTTATCATCTTTCAATTGGACAAGGTGACATGCTAGTCACGCCTTTGCAAGTCGCCGCCTATACCAGTGTTTTTGCGAATGGCGGTAGCCTCTATCGTCCACATTTGGTGAATCAAATTATTAGTCATGAGAATGATGTGGTTAACGAAATTCAACCAGAGGTAGTACGCAAAGATTTTATTGATTCTGTTAATATTAATGTAATCCGAGAAGGTATGCGTCAAACTGTCACAAATGGTAGTGCGCGCCGTCTCGGCACGCTCAAAAAAACCTCAGCGGCCAAGACCGGAACCGCCCAGTGGTCCACTAAAAAAGATCCACACGCTTGGGTAACCGGCTTTGCACCCTATGAGAATCCAGAAATCGCGTTTGTGTTATTAGTGGAAGAAGGTAAGGAAGGCTCTGTGATTACAATGTCGATTGCACATGATTTTTTGGAGTGGTATTTTGAGAAGTATTAATATTTAAAACAAATGAATCAATTTGAACAATATCTAGAAAATCTGGGCAAACATGAAGATGAAAAGAGTAAATCCCTTTTAGATTCGAGGGGTTTGATTTTGGTTAATGCGGGTATTCATTTAAATAGAATTGGTGACTATATAGCTAATCCAAAAATTAAGTATAAAAAAATAAGAATACCAATGGAGAAGATTTTGTTTACTGGCACAGAGCCAGATTGGAATAAAATTTTGATTGAAAAATGTCATAGACGGGTCGATGAATTTAAAACATTAGTGGCCAAGGACGATAGAATACGGAAGAAGATGGAATCAGAGGCTTCTTTTGGGAATGAGACAATTCTATTACGAGAATCTAACGAGGCGGGCTATTATTTAGTTTTTGATGGCATGCATAGATTTGTTGGTGCAGTTCTTAAAAATAAAAAAAATATTTTGGCATACGTGCCGATTAACGAAAAAAAGCATCTTCCAATCTGTGAGGCGCATGTTGTCTACGATTTAATTCGCAGCTTTCAGCGTGTTAAAAAAGATAAGATTAGTAAACAGGAATTGTATTGCGCATTAAGGTTGTTAGCCAGAACGTATGAGAATGTAATTGGATTATTAGAAAAAAGATTTGATTTTAAAAACCTTCCAGATGAGGATGTTCAGGAAATAATCAAGAAGGTCGTTGAAAGTGTTAAAAAATAATATAAAAAAATATGAAGCAAGTCCATCCAGCTGTTAAGGCGATAATACAACGAGGTGATAAATTTCTTGTGATTAAGCAAGAATTTAACGATAAGGCCGTCTGGGATTTGCCAGGTGGTAGGGTTGAATTTGGCGAATCTCCGTATGACACGTTGGTGCGCGAGATTGACGAAGAGGTTCATCTTTCTATTAATATCATTAAACCACTTGGATTTTTCTGGTTTTTTAGACATGATGGCGATCAAGTTGTTTGCACGACGTTTTTGTGTACTGCTGATGACTATGAGATTGATTTGACGAAAAACCCTGCTGATGAAAATATTACTGAATATAAGTGGGTGACAAAAGATGAATTTCTTGGCGATGAGTATGTGGTTATGCATGAGAGCATGAAGAAGCTTGTAACTTTGCTATAGCGGAGAGACTCTGACGGAATCAAAGGCAAACTATTGACAAAATAAGCATATTGATGTATGATAATATGATTAAATTTAATAAATAAATTTATTTAGTTCTTTCGGATTTTAAAATATGAGGAGGTGTGTTAATGCAAAATTTGCTTGATTCCGTGGAGGGGAACTTAGTTCCGTATTCGGGAGTATTGGGAAAATTGATGTTAATCTTTGGTTTGGGTTTAAGTAGTATCGGTTTTCCATATCAGGTTTATAGAAATTACATAGACCACGTCTGCGGTATTAGTATTATTGTTATTGTCTTGGCTATAATGCTCCTTCTAATAAGGATTCCTTATAGCCTGAGCAAGAGAGCATGGCACATGATACCATCTGACTTAGTTGGTTTAATTGCAACAATTGCTCTGATGTGGCAATGGTTTGTTTATTAATAATTAGTGAATAAAAGCTAAACAGCTTTCAATGGGAGAACATTTACGTTCTCCTTTTTTATTGTTTAATTTTGGTGAAAGATGTTGTTAACGTGTGTGCATTGGTTTTTAAAAATAGATATTTGCCGGAAGAATATTTGTTTAAAAATGTTGTTAAAAAGTGGTTGGATCGAAAGCTTAAGGATTTGAAGAAATAAAAAATAAGGCAATCGATTTTGATTGCCTTATTGTGAGATGACGCTACAGTCTTTTCGCAAAATATGCAGTTGCCAATTTCATGGCGAGAATATCTTGGTTGACTTCTCCCGTGTCTTGATCGGTCGCATCTTGAAGGGCGGCCGCTTCCCGACAGGCGAGAGGAGTGGAGTTTGCAAGGTATACCGCTCGTTCTGGCGTTATTCCTTCTTCAACCACTCTTTGATGACTTTTAATGTCGTCGGTGTACCATTGGTCGAAATATTTCTTGGAGGGAAAACTCGTCCATGTGATGACACCTTCGTATCCTCCTGCTTCTTTGGTGAATGCAAAAGCTACATTATAATTATTTTTCTTCATACCGTGCTCCTCCTCTTTATTCGCGATTGTTGATGTGTGCTTTATTATTTATTCTCATCATGACCTAAGAATTGAACCGCCAGAACCATCGGTTAAAAGAGGGTCTCCCGTGCTTGTTAGCTCGTTGATCAGTTGACCCATTGATTTTACTGTTCCAAGTTTTCCCGTACTGCTCAGGGTCATCACGCAGGCCAGTGTTGCTGAGGGCTTTGTGGATAATACATACATGTCAGCTTGCAGTAATCGACAAAATAGAAGGCCAAGAATACGAAGGTCTTCAGCATTTTCTTCTACGAATTTTGCAGTATTATTCATGGTTATAGCCTCCCTTGGTATTATTGTGTAGTAAATTTTGTGATATCTAATATTTTAATGAACTGTGTTTGTTGAAATAATATATATCAACAATTAGGCTAACTTAGCATTATTTTTAGTAAAAGTCAATATTTGCTTAATTTTTCCGCAATAACGAAAATTAGATAATATTTCTCAATAAATTAGCACTCTTGACACACGAGTGCTAATTTTGATATAATGGTTTTATGGATCAGAGAAAAGAGAAAATTTTGCTAACTATCATCAAGGAACACATCAAAACTGGGGTGCCGGTTGGTTCGACTGGGCTTGTGGAAAAGTACGACCTGGGGGTGTCTTCGGCGACGATTCGGAATGAGATGGCTGACCTTGAAGAGGATGGTTATATCATGCAACCACATACTTCAGCAGGGCGAATTCCCACTGAGAAGGCTTATGATTTCTTTTTGGAGGATTTGAAGCCGAAGAAGGTGAGTGATAATATCGTATCTTTATTGAAGGAGTTGTTGCGCGAAAAGGAAGAGGCGGATTTTAAGAAAGTGGCAAAGGCTTTGTCGGAGATGACGAACTCGGCTGTGTTCTGGGCTTTTCATAAACACAATCTGTATTACACGGGAATTTCTAATCTTTTTAAACAACCGGAATTTTTGTCGATTAACTCCAAGATGCCGACGGATCGTAATTATGAATTAATTTACGATATTTCTTCAGTAATTGACCGAATGGAAGATATTATTGATGATATTTTTGAAAAGATAAATGAGGGGGAAAATATTTGGTTGGGCTCGAAAAATCCGTTTGGTAATTTTTGCGGTTCAATTGTTATTAAATATAAGCTAAAAGATAGGGTGGGCGTATTTGGACTTCTCGGGCCGATGCGAATGGATTATGAAAAAAACATTGCCATTATGCGACACATCGAAAAACTAATTAATAGTTAATTAGTCATTAATTAAATCTTAATTAAAATATTATAATATATAAGTATGAAGAAAGAAGAAAAAAAAGACCATAACAAAGAGGAAGAAATTGAAAATGAAGAGGTGAAAGGTGCTACTGATGCGCAAGAAGAAGCCACTCCAACCGAAGAGGTAAAGAGTAGATGTGAAAATTGCGATGAGTCGGACAATAAATATAAAAGAGCTTTAGCGGATTATCAGAATTTATTAAAAAGAACCGCAAAAGAAAAAGAAGATTTTTTCAAATATTCTAACGAACAGTTGATTGTTGAAATGATTCCAGTCTATGACAACCTAAAAACATCTCTTGAACACACTGATGAACAGATTGAAAAGAGCGCCTGGTTAGAGGGTGTGAAATATGTTTTAAAGCAATTCAAAGGTATTTTAGAAGGTGTGGGTGTAGAGGAAATAAAAACTGTTGGTGAAAAATTTGATCATAATACCATGGATGCGATTGACGGTACTGGGGACAAGGTGATCAAAGAAGGGAAGCCGGGATATAAGTTAAATGGAAAAGTGATAATTCCAGCACGGGTGATATTGGGAGAATAATATATAATAAATATTTAATTAATAATCTGATGATGTTTATTAAACAAATGCTGATTTGTTTGTGAGACGTCAAAGGACA
Encoded proteins:
- the purL gene encoding phosphoribosylformylglycinamidine synthase; translation: MSSIAHLFCMNPDGSEYCFNVGLVEPLTADEFEKMKKALADGFIKESMKDVSSLDGDVIELGPRMNCETPWSSNMVSICQSIGLGKVNRVERSRRYVVPEGISRDEFIADNHDRMTECEYPGALQTFSTGIEPQAVYEVPMIEKGPDALKDIPGISMDDWDRRFYYDYFVMKNNRNPTIVEILDLNNANSEHSRHGYFKGKMIIDGQEMPWTLFELVMETWNANPGNSIIAFSDNSSGIKGRFIQTLVPEQPGMYSRLVRDERLYHIIFTAETHNFPTGVAPFPGAETGSGGRIRDIQATGRGGLMGIGTAGYCVSNLHIANYTLPWELEFKRPENLASGLQILIEASNGGSRYGNEIGEALVLGFARSFDLRPWGGARWSFIKPIMFTAGMGQIDHRHIRKNDAEEGMLIVQIGGPAYRVGFGGGAASSLIQGDQDAGLDFNAVQRGNAEMEQKMNRVVRTCSEMGENNPLDVIHDQGAGGPANVLKELVEKSGGQIEIRKIKVGDPTMSVLEIYVAEYQERNGLLIREERIEEFKKICEREKVNCEVLGSVTMDGKFVVHDSNDGTTPVNIDLHELMGGMPQKTFEVKTVEDDLRSLVLPEGLTVEDALARVLRLVSVGSKRFLTNKGDRSVTGLVAQQQCCGPLQLPVSDVAVMAQSLVPNDNGVHSGMATSIGEQPIKMLVNPAAGARMAVGEAITNLAGAKIDGLDSVKCSANWMWAPKLEGEGAAMYSAATALRDCLIALDVAIDGGKDSLSMATRVGAETVKSPRQLVISAYVGIADITKVVTPDIKKPGESQLIFIDLANGKNRLGGSALAHVHGQIGNESPDMDDPELVKRAFNCVQDLIDKDLILACHDRSDGGLITTLLEMAFAGNCGLEIQMGTVEGEVIPVLFSEELGLVIECTYNYASIVIRRLLDNNIPYIPIGRTLSTNQYITLYFGAELVFNESMPELRNLWEETSYQLEKLQANPTCADAERENIFDRPGPQYKLTFEPKPTAPEILQAENKPKVCILREEGTNGDREMAAAFEAAGFEPWDVTMTDLLAERVSLTMFRGLVAAGGFSYADVPQSAKGWAATILFNEKLRAEFDKFYKRPDTFSLGVCNGCQLFGLLGWVPYTGIKPEHQPRFVHNDSGRFESRWSSVRISDSPSILFKDMAGSILGVHVAHGEGRLIFPDETVRAVTVGNKLCAMSYVDDSGRDTNKYPFCPNGSWEGVTALTTTDGRHTAMMPHPERAFLKWQWHHMPEQMKKELEASPWLKMFQNAYDWCMKN
- a CDS encoding rod shape-determining protein, producing MFNKFLGKFSKDLGIDLGTKNTLVYTSDKGIVINEPSVVAINTRTDEILAVGDEARKMVGKTPGHIQAVRPLVDGVISDFEVTEKMLKYFIDKVHNESFTLIPRPRVVIGVPLDITEVERKAVEDAAKSAGARQVFLIEESMAAAIGARLPVADPTATMIVDIGGGTTEISVISLGGVVAWKSLRLAGNELDNNIIQYIREEFNILIGEQLAESIKIKIGSATVLKEKIEMEARGRDLLNGLPKAITINDSQVREAISRTVLQIVENIKTTLEITPPELVSDIYEHGIVLTGGGALLRGLDKEIAQATKIPVRVADDPLTCVVRGTGILLSDPELLAKVITPGPDKM
- a CDS encoding rod shape-determining protein MreC, whose amino-acid sequence is MNKNNKQKFITTMAVLLVFVAGHYIGIFRPIENLFVKILNPIFGGFNSAGLGIKNTYNDSVNKADLLKSLEEMKIQGNALIEENAKLKTVQEENELLRGYLSFFTKTNYKYVMSNVVSRGSISDTLKTTETITIDRGSKSGVVVGQAVVNNKGIIVGKVAEAKDDIAKVFLVNSNQCKLAATMFNNDKTAGIAEGELGLTIRMSFIPQTQKLNKNDLVVTSGLEPLIPRGLAIGKVTQVDGGNNDLWQSAVIEPLVNPDDLTIVSVLLK